One region of Solanum pennellii chromosome 6, SPENNV200 genomic DNA includes:
- the LOC114077608 gene encoding uncharacterized protein LOC114077608, with the protein MEKIETEVQSLKEKANSQQHDYKHAELGQQHDHKHAELQGDVGKLQKTHNNVCLNEATASTSTAGQPIKKEETKVKYTNVNMNKLFSKPYTPQNTQKDMTVTPQTNTYKASLDSQKQTYNYISRTYIENIYKVQTFLNQNPKAKNTKKPDEDYITQYLQGYNKLIAQPGTNPNLVATCYNYGLLSTVYTATGDEISKIPELYRAFLQYKRITKGTLFYIKFYSATAEILYDEVKPTIQVIKIGLTREMIIPEKIDTQEEVQRVDIPEFYANKRTIGIATILNEITNNYLNENAIWTYYNRDQTIIYSNCRDI; encoded by the coding sequence ATGGAAAAGATAGAAACAGAAGTACAAAGTCTGAAAGAAAAAGCTaatagtcagcagcatgactataaACATGCGGAGCTAGGTCAGCAGCATGACCATAAACATGCGGAGCTACAAGGAGACGTTGGGAAACTCCAAAAAACCCATAACAATGTTTGTTTAAATGAAGCTACAGCCAGCACATCTACAGCAGGACAACCTATAAAAAAGGAGGAGACTAAGGTAAAATATACAAATGTAAATATgaacaaattattttcaaaaccatACACtcctcaaaatacccaaaaagatATGACAGTCACCCCACAAACAAATACATACAAAGCCAGCTTAGATTCCCAAAAACAAACATACAATTATATTTCCAGaacatatatagaaaacatATACAAAGTACAGACTTTTCTTAACCAAAACCCTAAAGCTAAAAATACGAAAAAACCCGACGAAGACTATATAACCCAGTATTTACAaggatataataaattaattgcaCAACCAGGAACCAATCCAAACCTAGTAGCAACTTGCTACAACTATGGATTATTAAGTACAGTATATACAGCAACAGGAGATGAGATATCTAAAATACCGGAGCTATACAGAGCATTTTTACAGTATAAAAGAATAACTAAAGGTACTCTTTTTTACATAAAATTCTACTCAGCTACTGCAGAGATATTATATGACGAAGTCAAACCTACAATCCAAGTTATAAAGATTGGGTTAACAAGGGAAATGATAATCCCTGAGAAGATAGACACCCAGGAAGAGGTACAAAGAGTAGATATTCCAGAATTCTATGCCAATAAAAGAACTATCGGGATAGCTACTATATTGAACGAGATAACAAACaattatttgaatgaaaatgCCATATGGACATACTACAACCGAGATCAAACAATAATCTATTCAAATTGCAGAGATATATGA